Within the Glycine max cultivar Williams 82 chromosome 12, Glycine_max_v4.0, whole genome shotgun sequence genome, the region ACTCTTAGAAAGATGGAGGGAAAATAATTAGTATCTTaggaaaatgtttaaaattttaattttaattagataaatTTTGTACCTATCCAGGCACCTTccttgtcctttttttttttttttggttgattgCATTTGTCACATAATACAgtaatatgtatatgtatataaaataaaaacaacacgtatacatatataaaataaaaaggaagaaaagaaaggaggGAGAAACAAACTGAGCATAAAATAAACAGTgttctttattgttttttttacaaatttttagtgtcagaaaacaaaatcaaaacaaagtaacatttttgtaattattcataaaaaaaaactaaactaaaaacaaaaaattgctcTCTCAAGCAAAACAAGTCCTGTAATCTATTTGCTCTTTtccatttccttttctttagGAAGATGATTCATATGAAAAGCAATGGAAGAAGGGTATGTGTTATTCACCTCAAGATAGATGTCAATGGCCTTGTAGACCCCATCATAGCAATCCCTTGCAGAGTCTGGCAAGCATTCTGCTACTCCAAGAAATTTAGAGATCTTGAGGTTCTGGTCAGGAGATATCTCTCTCAAATACTTGTCAATTAATCTACCAACCCTTTTCACTTTCTGTAAAGACAGTCCATCAGAACCATTGATATCAACAAATAATCTAACCAATCTTATCACCAAATTAACATCATAATAAACTCCCATGTCATGCCCAGAGACTAGAAGATCATCCAGTGTAGCTTGCTCAAGCATTCCACCAATCAATTTCTCCAATTCAGTTCTGCAGTCTCTACTCAACCCAAACTTAGATACAATCCTTAGTACCCAAAAAAGGCCTCTGCAAGAAAATGTCTCTTTACCAACAGATATGACCCCATAAGCAGCTGTTTCTGCAAGAGCAGCATACTCATTGCTGTTTCTGCAATTAACCATTTTGGTTTGAGTAGCTATTTTCAGATAATGCAACAGAAATCTTGTGAGGATTAAATCCTTGTTATCAGCTTTGTATGCTCCAATAGTCTGGAAGAGTTTCTCAATGATCGTTGGTGGTAAAGTTGCCAAATCATCAAACCACCATGCCTTGCGCGGCAAACATGACTTGATTTTTTCTGGGGTAGTTTTCTTGGATGAGAAAGAGAATCTCTTGGCAAAGTTGCTTTCTGGTGAAGATGACCATGATGATGCCGAAGGCGAGGAAGTGAGGAGGTTTGAATCTGAATTCTGGACAAACTTTGCTAAGGCACTAATGATCTTCTCCAAGAGACCATAGCCATCTGCATATGTATAAAACAGCTGGCAACTCTTGAGACTTGCAAGTATGTCATTCCATTTCCAGTAATAGATTCTCTCAAGAAAAGTTTCTGTTTGTTGCAAGAGATTGTTGCTGAATGCCTCCTCAGTCATTCCAAGATAAACAGCACAACAGTGGAGGAGAGACACATTAGCCACAGTGATTTGGATTTTTCCATTGTTGTAACAGAACATTGAAACTAGCTCAAACCCTTTTGGTCCTCCAGGGAAATCATTGATTCTAATCCCCAACTCCTTCACATGACATCTTCTCTTTTGGTGATTCAAGATCTTCTTCAACCCTCCACAGTATTTTGATATAACCTTCTGCAAAATAAATACACTAGTGTCACCTCACCTTACACAActcatgtttatatttttttctttgaaatatatGTCAAACTAGAAAGAGTCAGTGAAGAACACTAATGaatacctctttcaaaaggaataTCTGCTGACCATCAATGTTGATTTTCAAGTCACAAGGCTTCGGCATAGCTACTTCTGCATTGaaggaaaacagaaaaaaaaaattgtgctttTGGATATGCACCCCTTatgacaaaaagagaaaatgcttTTTCACATGAAGATATATCCTATTATCATCTCCTACAGTAGCCTGGTTTTATGTTATTATTCTAACCAAAATAGgtgctttatttatttatgtggcATAGAAGGGTGCATCATTCCCAACTCACCCAATTAAATTATGAACAAGTTTCAGCTACAACTTTCTAACTACATTATTATTCATACCTCTGTTGTTAACTTGAATCAATGGTTTctcatctctctcttttttattctttatagtttatatgatgatttgtttattattgaatACGGTTTTTTCTGCCGTGAGTCTACAGTGGTAGTGATCATGTTTTAGTTTTGGCTATTTTATGACAGATCCCATGTATATGTCCCATCTGTGACAAGTTTTTTGGTGTTATTGTAAACGTGGAGGCACAGGAGCTAATACCCCTATGTATATTTGCCTAAAttgtcctattgatccatgtaACCAACAAGTTGTTGTACCATATGAAATAATTGAAGAAAATCACAAAAAGGTTTTGTTATATATGTGTTGGTCGAACGAATAGCAAGACCTTATGTAAGGATTTTGTCAGATGCAGCAAATATATGTGTCTGTAAGTAAAGAAGTTGGAacccaaaatatatattataagtgaCGCTTGGTttgagtatttatttatttatttatttttaaatttttaaagatttaaaaaacatatatcgAGAGGAAACCATTTAAGGTATCATTGCATTTCCACTTTTTTAGAGAAGATCCAAAAATgttgatttgttatttttaattttagatctatttttaaaaatattttctaaaaaaaatactagcaaCATATAAAAGGAGTGTATTAGAGAATATGCTACTAacacttttctatttttaaattttaaacaaatatatgttgacccttattttcttcttttttttaataaaaaatcacatttgCCTCCTGGATTTTTGCCTGATACACTTTCGTAACACGTGAAGAAGGGACCTTACGAGGATCCTGGAAAAAGATTATCGTGGTCATTGATAAAGGTGTATGTTACTGCGTTGATTGAGATTTTTTTGCAGTGTATGCAGGCGGAAACGGAATTTGAATTTAGGACCTTAAACCACTATCATTCAGTCAATTTTAGTGGTTTTTAATTGAGACTTTTTTCCTTAATGACTTTAAGAagtttatctaataattaatgtaGGTAAATCTAATGACTGCATTAAGAATcctgataattttaataaaaaagaatctaataacattttaaattatgaaaaaaaatacggaaataaattgtgtaaattaattatttcagtaGTTTTTTTGTATGCAACAATGGTATCttccatttaaaaaataaataaataaaatggtaTCTTCTACAGTCAAAGACTAATAATTTTGCGGCATATCAAAGTgagttttattttctcttatgaCAAGGATCAAATCCTGAATTATTTAAGAGACCAATTACCTTCTTTTTATGGAAAGATACCAATTACCTATTAATTGAACcaaactttatttgcaaaattcattattaatttaataaagaataatgaaattaattttttttaatctcaaatCTGGAAATATGGTTTTTAACTAACATAATAAATTGGAAGTGATTTTCTGAAACTagtagaatttaaaaaataatatataaaatgtttgataagaacatttcatttcatttattaagaaaaaaaataaaaacagtttcAATTctcaaagattaaaatttaatatataaaattagttacatattgaaatttcaaaaaatcatttttaatgtaatttttttccttttgttctgAATAATTGAATTAGAACCGTCGGTGCCCCCtgtcaaagaaaaaatatgtatatgatGTCTACATGTAATTTTGAGGACTAATATTTGTCTCCTAAATTTGCTACAATTTGTTAATTAAGTTAAGAAGAGTCAATCACGGGTCTCTCCGCCGACCAATGCAATGCATCTTTCAATATTTAAATGCTTGGCATGGCCAATTTACCTATAATATAAGTTATGTGTCAACTTGCCCACACACACAACATCTTATACTGATTTCTTTTTTATGGCTTCACGTGTACGTATTATTCTCTTTGTTGTTTTATtagtaataattataattattatggcttaatttttttttctagtaaattattaattacgtttatttatttatttatttttatattattgcatCAACTAAACCGAAACGCTTTTTAGAGTGGtgacattaaaaaaaaccacttttatagtttttggtaaaaataaattatgtaaagTTAGATTTTTGGATTAGTGTAACaaaattaagtcaaatgactgcCCAAAAGAGTTTTTTGGATTGGTGTCGTTTTCTCTCtgatatcaaaatttaaaataaattattttttattttaaatatctcattaatattttttaattatttatttgctttTTCATATCACATCataaattatatcatatttatattttttttttcttttttttactatctTCTAGGTTTTACATAACACATTGTCTATCAAACATCTTTCAATTTGAAATAGCAAGAGAAgcaaaaataaactatttaatgtattacatgaatattaatatcataattagacttaaatgtaattttagtcCCTATTTGACTCAATCcataattttgatatttctattttaaaattaagatatttggttcttctattttaaaaaattaacaatttcgATTCccctatttcaaaatataaacatttggtttcctgtattttaaaaaatttataattttgattactgtattttaaaaaatttataattttgatttaatttttaattttgactatgttttatttcttactttgtatttaattaaatcCTTTGTTCATAGTACCTTAGGTAAATATGTTAGGTTTAAAGCTTAATTGggccaaaagaaaataaataagatgtaaaaaaaatacaaaattttcaaaataaaatgactaaatgtctttattttaaaatgtgaaaACTAATATcgtgaattttataaaataagaggatcaaatgtttcaattttaaaattaaagaatcaaaattacgaaacaaacaaaacaacggGACCGAAATTACATTAAAACCTAATAATCAATATTTCattgtattaaatataaaaaaataagatgtcAATCAagctgttttgtttttttatctggTGATGGATCCTCTTGTGCGCCGATTTGTTGGATTTGGGTCTTATTTCTTGGGCTTTGGAGAATTGCTATTGGGTTTTGTTATATTAAACCCAATCAGTACTCGACCCAAAAACCCGGTAAAAAAACGAGAAAGTTCCGCTTGGCTATTTGCAATTTCGCATGTAACAAACTAACAGTAACACAAATTGGTGAAGTAACCACTCTCGTTCTCGCGGCTTCTTGCACCAATTGCTATGCTATGAGCAACACCCTTATCTCCCTTTTCAAGAAACACCAAACATTGGATTCAATCCATCATCGTCACTTGCGGTCTCTATTCAATCTGTGCCATTCTCTCAAAATCAAAATACCTGTCTCTTGCTTCTCTTCGGCACCATCCACACTCTTCAACAAAATGATCGCAACCTGCTCCCATCCCCACATATCCCTTCTATGCTAAGCAAAAATGCGACAAAAGGGCGTGCTACCAGACAAACACACCTTCCCTTTGCTTCTCAAGACGTTCTCCAAGTCCATTGGTCATGACATGACCCTTTTATGATTTATGCATCGCAAGTTCCAAGAAGGACTTCGTGCCTTCTGGGACATGATATTGGACAATGTTGCGCCCAATGATTTCACACTCTTAAGTGTTCTTAGTGTCTGTGCTCGCATGGGGGCTTTGGATCAAGGACGGTTAATTGGTTCATCAATACATTGAGTGTAACAAGATAAATATGAATGTAGCGTTAGGGACTGCATTGGTGGATATGTACGCAAAATGTGGGTGTGTTGATGAAGCTTTAAGGGTATTTGAAAACTTGCAAGTTAAGAACGTGTACACTTGGACAGCAATAATTAATGGTTTGGCTGTGCATGGGGATGCATTAGGAGCATTGAATATCTTCTCTTGCATGTTAAAAAGTGGTATTCAACCCAATGAAGTTACCTTTGTCGGAGTTCTTGCTGCATGTTCTCATGGAGGTTTTGTAGAGGAAGGGAAAAGGTTATTTGAATCGATGAAATATGTATATCATTTCAAGCCAGAGATGGACCATTATGGTTGCATGGTTGATATTTGGTCGAGCGGGGTATTTGGAAGATGCCAAACAAATTATTGATAATATGCATGGTCTACAAAGCTTTTGAAATGGGTGAACATATAGGGAATTTATTGGTAAATCAGCCACCAAACCATAGTGGTAATTATGCACTTATGGCTAACTTGTATAAAATGTTTCAAAACTGGGAAGTGTCTGCCCAGGTCAGGAAGCTCATAAAAGGATTACGAGTGGAAAAGACTCCAAGATATAGTTTGACAGAGGTGGATGATTTTAATTCATGAgtttaagagtgtgtttgggtGGGGAGTtataaagggaaagaaaaggtATCTAAACATGTTTTCCCAACATTTGGGAGATATTTAAAAAGAGGGGAATGGTATGGGGACTTTTAATCAACTCTCCTCTTAATCATTTTGACTTTCTCCAAATTGTACCCATTGAGCCTTGTTTAAACAAGCAAAATTA harbors:
- the LOC100808259 gene encoding BTB/POZ domain-containing protein At1g50280 — translated: MPKPCDLKINIDGQQIFLLKEKVISKYCGGLKKILNHQKRRCHVKELGIRINDFPGGPKGFELVSMFCYNNGKIQITVANVSLLHCCAVYLGMTEEAFSNNLLQQTETFLERIYYWKWNDILASLKSCQLFYTYADGYGLLEKIISALAKFVQNSDSNLLTSSPSASSWSSSPESNFAKRFSFSSKKTTPEKIKSCLPRKAWWFDDLATLPPTIIEKLFQTIGAYKADNKDLILTRFLLHYLKIATQTKMVNCRNSNEYAALAETAAYGVISVGKETFSCRGLFWVLRIVSKFGLSRDCRTELEKLIGGMLEQATLDDLLVSGHDMGVYYDVNLVIRLVRLFVDINGSDGLSLQKVKRVGRLIDKYLREISPDQNLKISKFLGVAECLPDSARDCYDGVYKAIDIYLESHPTITFEERSRLCRCLNYSKLSFEACKDLAKNPRIPPRVAMQALISQQPKNSTSDRVTESPRMKHSQIVLYNEASRESFSQERRDMRLNIEKMQWGVIELAKLRKQTNVQMPQLFTHNVLLNPARASSSPRFC